In Jaculus jaculus isolate mJacJac1 chromosome 11, mJacJac1.mat.Y.cur, whole genome shotgun sequence, the following proteins share a genomic window:
- the Chrna9 gene encoding neuronal acetylcholine receptor subunit alpha-9 has protein sequence MSRPHSYISFCWIYFAASGLRAVETADGKYAQKLFSDLFEDYSNALRPVEDTDKVLNVTLQITLSQIKDMDERNQILTVYLWIRQIWYDAYLTWDRDQYDGLDSIRIPSDLVWRPDIVLYNKADDESSEPVNTNVVLRYDGLITWDAPAITKSSCVVDVTYFPFDNQQCNLTFGSWTYNGNQVDIFNALDSGDLSDFIEDVEWEVHGMPAVKNVISYGCCSEPYPDVTFTLLLKRRSSFYIVNLLIPCVLISFLAPLSFYLPAASGEKVSLGVTILLAMTVFQLMVAEIMPASENVPLIGKYYIATMALITASTALTIMVMNIHFCGAEAQPVPHWARVVILKHMARILFVYDVGESCLSPRPSQEPDHLTKVYGTLPASHLQIAGHKEMSRLLKNDLGSQSGAPQDADGYCARYELLTRNIQYIAKCLKDHKATNSKGSEWKKVAKVIDRFFMWVFFIMVFVMTILIIARAD, from the exons ATGAGCAGGCCGCATTCCTATATCTCCTTCTGCTGGATTTATTTTGCTGCTTCAGGACTGAGAG CTGTAGAAACAGCAGATGGAAAATACGCTCAGAAATTGTTCAGTGACCTTTTTGAAGATTATTCCAATGCTCTGCGTCCAGTGGAAGATACAGATAAAGTTCTCAATGTCACACTGCAGATTACACTTTCTCAGATAAAGGATATG GATGAAAGAAACCAAATTCTGACTGTATACCTGTGGATCCGCCAGATCTGGTATGATGCCTATCTCACATGGGATCGAGACCAGTACGACGGGCTGGACTCCATCAGGATTCCCAGTGACctggtgtggaggccagacattGTCCTGTACAACAA GGCTGACGATGAGTCTTCGGAGCCCGTGAATACCAATGTGGTCCTGCGATATGACGGGCTTATTACTTGGGATGCTCCAGCCATCACCAAAAGCTCCTGCGTGGTGGACGTGACCTACTTCCCCTTTGATAACCAGCAGTGCAACCTGACCTTTGGTTCCTGGACCTACAACGGCAATCAGGTGGACATATTCAATGCCCTGGACAGCGGCGATCTCTCGGACTTCATCGAAGATGTGGAATGGGAGGTCCACGGCATGCCAGCTGTGAAGAATGTCATCTCCTATGGCTGCTGCTCGGAGCCATACCCAGATGTGACCTTCACGCTCCTTCTGAAGAGAAGGTCCTCCTTCTACATTGTCAACCTCCTCATCCCCTGCGTCCTCATATCTTTCCTGGCTCCCTTGAGTTTTTATCTCCCAGCAGCCTCGGGAGAGAAGGTGTCTCTGGGGGTGACCATTCTGTTGGCCATGACTGTGTTTCAGCTGATGGTGGCGGAGATCATGCCGGCCTCAGAAAACGTCCCTCTGATAG GTAAATACTACATAGCCACGATGGCGCTGATCACAGCCTCCACGGCGCTGACCATCATGGTGATGAACATCCACTTCTGTGGGGCTGAGGCCCAGCCAGTGCCGCACTGGGCCAGGGTGGTCATCCTGAAACACATGGCCAGGATCCTGTTTGTCTACGATGTAGGTGAGAGCTGCCTGAGCCCACGCCCCAGTCAGGAGCCCGATCACCTCACCAAGGTTTATGGCACACTCCCGGCATCCCACTTGCAAATAGCTGGGCACAAGGAAATGAGCAGACTCTTAAAGAATGACCTGGGTTCTCAGAGCGGGGCGCCCCAGGACGCTGATGGTTACTGTGCCCGCTACGAACTGCTGACGAGAAACATTCAGTACATTGCCAAGTGCCTCAAAGACCACAAGGCCACCAACTCCAAGGGCAGTGAGTGGAAGAAAGTTGCCAAAGTCATAGACCGCTTCTTCATGTGGGTTTTTTTCATTATGGTATTTGTGATGACTATTTTGATCATCGCAAGAGCAGattag